The region CGTCCTTGTCCCTGCCGATGGTCCAGAAGCCGTGCGTGTAGCCCGACGTGGCgttgccgatgaagacggtCGGGAAGTTGCGGAACCAAAAGGCATAGCCGGCGTACCCCTCGTCGTTGAGCCCCGGATacgcctgcagcagcaccgacacggcgtcgagcaggtccTTGTTCTCGGGCGTGTGCTccagcggcgccatggcgaggcgaTGCGCCGTGATGACCTCGACGTCCGGGTGCGCCTTGATCTTGGTgccgagcacgacgccgtagcccggcccgccgccgcggatggcgCGCAGCAGATCCGTGTGGGAGCAGTGGTTGGCCGTCACGATGCTCCCGTCGGCGAGCAtgacctcggcctcgaggatctGGTCCGCGCCGAGCCCGTAGTTGCGCGTGGCCGGACCATGGCCACCCCCCGACGGCCAcccgccgatggcgcccggcgagggggagccgccgccgacgacgatgatgctgttggccttggccaccCCGTGGACGTCGCGCCACTGCCAGGCCCCGTCGATGTGCACCGCGCTGCCCGTCCACCCAGACGCGGTGCATCCCCCGACCGCCTGGAACGTCTCCTGGAAGCGCACCTCGTTGCGGAAGTGCCGCAGCCAGATGCCGAGGCTGCCGTACCCGTCGGCCCGGCCGAGAAGGTCATGCCCGGTgctcgagacggcgacgcgcaggttccgcgcgcgggcgaagcgcagcgcctgcgcgaTGTGCGTCCGGTCGGTGACGTTGACGGCGTACGAGGGAAGCTGGCCCAGCGAGCAGCCGCCCACGGGTGTCTGGCCCTGCGAGTAGTCGACGGGCGCGCAGGTGACGTTGTAGGGATACGGCCGTCCGACGGGGTTGGTCGTCTGGAAGTCCTGGTCCGTCCACAGCTTGGTGACGCGCGCGCACTGCGTGAGGTCCTTGGTCGGGTCGTAGCACGACTCGGCGATGGGTTCCGTCTTGATGAGACGGCCGCCGAGTGTGCGGTTGAAGGCGCTCCAGTCGCTAGACGAGGGCCAGCAGGCATCACCAGGCACCTGTTGCGGATGATCATATCAATTGCCGCGTTCTGAAGCACGTAGAGAGTTGAGGCTGCGGGCAGTTTCACTTACACATCTACATTGAGAAGTCGCAGCAGctgacgacgtcgtcgtcgtgtctTTGGCCCCCTGGCCGAGGGCTGTGCCTGCCAACGTCGCGGCGAGCAGAGACCCGAGCAGTCGGACACGCATTGTGACGGGTTTGCAATGGCGATAGTCCTCAAAAGACGGTGACAATCGAGATGACGGCTGTACGCAGTTCGATGTGCGCCATCTCGCTTATATCTGAATCCTCCGTGTCACCTTACACGTCAACTGCTGACGGGGATCAGACTACAACCCACCGGCTAGCGCATGCTCTAATGTCGGAAGCACGACAGCTGTCTCAATGTCTCTACGCCACGTCATGACCCCAAGAGGGGAGAGTCCAGCCCCGGTGTCTCTGTCACTGACGGGGGCAAGTGGCTGCTGTCCTATCCGATCGGCCGAGGCAGCAGTTCATTCTCCTATGTACTTCGCATGTTGCCTTTCACCTCCGCCGCATGCGTAAAGGTCCCTTGTCGGACATGGAATCCAAACAACATGGAAATGTCAAGCTCACGCCAACTTCTCCCAGTCTTTCCGAGAGACGACAGGACTTGGCGCGACGCTACGAGCCCCTTGTCTGCACTAGACCCCCTTAATCTtcacctcgccggcgtctggTGATAGCCAACGTAAAAGGATGCTGGTGCTTGGTGGAAAGCCGCCAGGCGCCAGGCACCTGTCTGGAGCCCTGGCCTTGCCTCGCTCGCTGACAATGGGACGACATCGAACAGAGCACTCGGACTAGAGATGGAACGAGATTGTACTTCCGCTCACATGTACGTGCTCCCCTGCCCAAGACCCTTGTTTGCGGCCTTTTTCTTCCATAGCTTCGTGACAGGGGGGTTTGCTGATGGCTGCCGGGGTCTGGTCCATCACAGCCAGTCTCAATGTTCACTAATGTCTACCTACTTGTCAGGCCTCACGATTTGCGCTGCAAGTCACGCATGTACATGAAGTTATAGGGGTAAAGAGTCTTGTGCTAACAACTCCGCACACGTATTCATGTATAGGTACAGCTCGCGAGCGGTATTTCACGCAAAAGGCAATTCCCACCGGGGTTACTCGAAACATTCGAATTTGGAAATGGCTTGCTCAAAACCCTTTATCCCGAACTCTCATCCCCCAGAACCCAGCCGCTTTTCTGCCTCGACCCCTTCGCCTCCTGAACAaccccagcagcagatggcTTCCTGACTGCCTCACGAGCACAGGATTTCTTGGTCAAAGTCGATCCAGTAACATGGATTTTGTAGCTTGGTgcacttttttttttcgtgaGTGTCAGTGCATTAGGCCATTATTACCCGTGGAGGTTACACTCCGGATGCGGCACACGAAGAATgtgggagagagagatagTGGAGGGTCGGCTGATGAGACTCACCGGTGAGTTATCACCACACTTCATCGCGAATCCGAACCCAAGTTGATCTACCGCATGCcattctcctcctccatgtaTCGTTGTACAGAATGGTGCGGGCAAGGCAACTGGAAAAAGACATTTGTTTTCGCCAGGGTGGCATACCTATTCAGGGAACCAAAGCTTAGTGACTGAATCGAGGTGATGAGAGGTTGATTAGTGGCTCCTCCTTGGTCAGGGTCAGGGTCCAAGCCCGCTATTTCACTCACCCCTTCTACTGGCTCCCCCAATGATACGCTGCCGAGAACCccaaggaggagaggaaTGTAGGCAAGGTTGAGAGTCATCTTCATGAATTGATCGTTCTTTAGGCGGTCCTTGAGTCAAGAGGGCGTCTAGTTGATAGtttgcgtcgtcgacggacgtCTGGCAGACCACGACGTCAAGTCTGGAGCGGCGGAGCAGTCTTTATATCTTTTACTTCATGTtcgttccccccccccccaaaatTATAGAGACACTCGTACGATTGAGCACATTTCTGCCTGGATGCCATGTCATGCCGTACGCGTATGTCGACTATCAGCAGTAAAACGCCCGGGTTCAAATGGGTTTTGGGGCACTGGAGAAGAGCTACTGCCGTACGTTGGCTACGGCCCGAACTTGGACATGGTTGAGGCGGTTGAGGATATCTCGGAGGCTTTCTTCTTTTACATGCGATAGCACTTAGGCACCAACTGACGTGGGCTAACAGCAGAAACAACACATGCGTGCAATTATTTCCAGAATAAATGATGTTATCGCACCGTATTGTGACCGACGCTTCGTACACGAGCTGGCCTGCGCCTCAGCGAGGCTCGTTTGAGAACTGTCAACTTCGACTTCGAGGCCGGAGGGCAACTGGAGAGAGCCTGCGCCTTTAATGCCAGGCCATGGGCAAGCTCTGGGCCAACGGCAAAggccgcaccgccgccaacgccgtcctcgtcatgcACGCACGGGCGGGTCCATCAACCAATTCTTCCGTGACATTTTCGCTATCGAGCTCTTCGATCCAGGCCAGCCATTCGGCACGGCCAAGGTCTTCGTCATCGCACGCGACGGCATCGGACACGGCCGCTCCAGCAAGCCGAGCGACGGACTGCACGCTCGGTTTCCCACTCTATGGCTACTACTGCGACATGGCGCTCGCGGACCACCGGCTACTCACCGACGGGCTTGGGCGTGgaccgcctgcgcctcgttGGGCGATACGCAGTTGTGGCTCTGGGCAGGCATGTGTATCCGGACTTCGTCGATGTGGCGATGCCGCGCCCCGAGCTGCCGACAAAGACGGCTGACCGCAACCGCATACCGCGCAAAATGATCATGGATGCGATACAAAGGGGCCCAGGCTGCCGGGAGGGCGAGTACACGGAGCAGCCGGTGCAAGGGCTCAAGGCGGCCGTGAATCATGACACGTAGATGCGTCCCGTGCCGCTGCTTCGGCAGCATGAGGCCCCTGACAGGGACTCGGTGAATGCGGCCCTCGATAAGTGGCTGGACGAAGCGCTGCAAACAAGTTGCTATATCAGGTTATCTATTCAGTGGACTGTGACCCTCGGCCGATGCTGAAGCAGATCACGGCACCGCTCCTCGCAATCAACTTGGCAAACGTCCAAGTCGATCCACCAGGACTGGGCATCCTGAAACAGGACGTGGCTGTGGAAGCATGagccggcgaggctgctgAAAGAGTCCGCGACACAGACAGCAGACGGCGCATCTGGCAGCGGAGCTCGGTCACTATGATACAACCTCACACATCCCCTGCCTCCAAATCGATTCATAAGGGGGGTTATTAAATGGTGAATCGAACAGCCAGGCTGAAACCCCATAGTCCATCGAGAGACACATCTCCAAATATGCTCGATGGCTTGACCCAATGTATAGACACTGCTCAGGCTCGTACCACTGGCTGTCTGTACCAGGGAGCCCCATCAACGAGAGAGGTCGTCGACTTCCACCGGCATTGTATgcatcgaggcggcgcgtgccCTATACGCTCCTCTTCGACGACACTTGCGCGCAACACGGCCCCCCGTTTAGGGATAATATCGGCGGTCGCTTCTTCGCCGCGAtcttctccctccctccattGAAGTTGAAGCCGAACCGTGAGCTGTGGCAACGTATACGTTCTGGTTGTTGATGCCGCCAGTGCGACTGGTGTAGACTCTATCTGCGCTTGCCCCGTTGTCGGTAGTGTAAATGCCGCCTTCACTGGCGGATATGGACAGCCCGTATGCGTTTATGGCGCCGGCAGTTGGCACCAGTCTCGTCGCGTACGTGTCGGAGTCTTCGTACTGGGAACCCATGTAGGCGTAGTTTACGTTCGTGTGGAcagtgtcgccgccgccgcgggagccGCTACTCGTCTGGGACGTGCTGGGCCCCGAAACGTAAGAATCAACGCTGGGATGAAGTCTTTTGCAGTTTCTGCAGATTGAACGCCGTGATGCGGTAGCGCGAGTGCCGTAGTCGTATTGCTGCACGTAGTTGCCGCAGATCTGGCATCTCTCGAGCCCAGGAGGACTCAGcccacgtcgagcagcccCCGCCGGTACTGTCTGTCTTCTTGGGACAAGTCGTGGCGGTAGTGAAGCGGGCGGAGGCGAGTTGCCTCTCACTTCCTCCCCTCCACACGCAGAGTATGGCTCCGGGTAGTCAAGGTTGCCCTGGGACTCTTCATCACTTGCAACAACAGAGTCATCCTCAATTTCGTCGTCTCGGGCGATTTGAATCGTCATTCCATGGTTGGTTGCGTTGCCAACTGCATCACGGACCCAACGGTCAAGTGGCGAGCGGGTGTTCATTGCGAAACGAATGGCTGTGTGTTCACGAGGCACCCGGAGCGCTTCGCCTTGAAGCCAGATTGGTCCTAGGGGAGTGATATAGGCAGAACAGCGGCGAGACGTCAAGAGAGCTGTTGAGGCATCTGGAGATATTCTACAAACATGTACTACAAGGAGGCGAGGCCGGGCAACGGCAGTCATATGCGACGCACCGAAGTGCCGCAGACCATGCCTAGGTCGGTGCATGCGGCCACACGAGACGCCTTGTGATCCGCTGGCAGCGGGTAAGGCGGCAAGGCGCATTACTGCATATTCCAGTCAATAGACATCTGCCGGCGTggtccgcctcgccgtcagccGCATGGCGTCTCTACCAATAGTCTCCTTGCTTTCAACACTTTAGCATCTGGGATGCGGCTCATCTCGGGCACCATTCTTAACCCTTGCATGTTTAGGCGTTCCTCGCGGCTCTTACAACGATGATCTCGTTAGGCGCCGGTCACCTCTATCCGATACCCCATACGAAGACGTGAACAAGTCGCCCCCGACTCCTATCCTTGGACAGTAAATTCCCACATGGTATAGCTCGCAAAGCTTCCATGTTCTCTTCATGGCCGTGCCAGCGGCGTACTGGAGGGATGAGGGCTACCCAGGTTTCTCAAAATGGATGGCCTCGTCCGACGACTTCCTCGTCTTGCGGCGGTTCGGCCAGCTCAACGTCCGAGTCTTGCTTCTCATGCAAGATCGCATCGTCAGAAAGGAAGAGCAACTGGCAAATATCGATGCCCATGGCCGATTGTCTGCTGACAAGGCAGACAGCAGCTCGCTTCGCCTGGAACCATTGCCCGAGCGAGAGGCCATCCTCGATGAACTCAAGGTGATGCTCCACGAATATAGTATGTTTTAATACTAGCATCTTCTTGAGGGTGGTAAACGCTGTGTATTAGTAgctcacgcacgcacgcagacGAATACATACTCGCCTTCTCTCAGATCAGGAGCTGGCGGTCCGCTCAGGATCGTCAAGTTGAGAACATCGAGAACTGGTTCTACAACCACCCGTACGCCATCGACTCCAAGGAGCAAGAGTTCGTCCGGACGGGCAGAGACATTGTCGCCCCGGCGAGCAAGCCGAAGCCATCCGTGCGCCTAATGATGGAGCGCTGTGCGCCGCTCCTGCACAGCCGGATGTTCCGCGTCAAGCCAAAGTCAAACCAGACACAGTCGGGCACGACACTTTACTTTAGCAACACCCGCTTCGACGCATTTGTGACCCTGACGGTCATAGCCGCCGGCTTGatgcttcttcttggccccATGTGGTGGCTGCAATTTGTCGCCGACTCGGTCAAGAGGctgggcatcatcaccggcTTCATCCTACTATTTACGGGCCTGTTGGCAAGTGCCACGGTGGCTAAGCCATTTGAGGTCATggctgctactgctgcgTGAGTGCTTGCCCCATGAGTATGCTCCGAGTGAGCCTAATATTGACCGTTTCCAGATACTCGGCTGTGCTGATGGTCTTCCTCCAGATTGGTGGCTCTGCAGGCAAGTAGCAACTCATATATGTATATGTATAATGGTTCGAAAAGAAGCGTGTACAGTGTGGTTGGTGCTTATCGGACTAGGGAGGAATACCTGAAAATATTCCCTGGATATCTCCATCGCAGCCATTGCATCAATGCCGgcctccatgtccatgccgTCTGCAGGTCCCCTTATCGTATAACCGAATCCAGCAAATGCAAGTCCCAATCACCGTGGCATTACCAGTGCAACAACCTGACCACCGAGACCAGTGTTTGAAGACTTGTCCCCCGACGTCGAAACGTAAAGAACACTCCTGtccgccctcgtccgtccCCACACCATGGATGTCGGGCCCAGGATAGTCTTCTGGCTCGGGCCTCCCGCAACAGACACAGCCGTACCGTTTTTGCCGACACAGACAATATCGCTGGTAAACCCGGCCGAGATGTACGCATTGCCCCGCCTGTCACGGGCAAAGTCATCCAGGTCGTAGCCGACTTTGCcgttgagcgcctcgacCGGGCCCGTGGCCTTGCCGTTGGCGCAGTCGACGGGAACGCGACCAAACTCTTGCGCAAAGGTGTTGGTAAAGTACAGATAAGGCCGTGCGTACCGCACACCGTTGACTCCCAGAGGGAAGAAAGCGGTGCTGGGGGGTTTGAAGGCTGCGTCATCGATGGCGATGTGGTACGCCCCCGTTCGGATATTGATGTGGAACACGACGCCCAGAGCGCTGTCTGCGCACAGGACGGTCTGCGAGTGCCTGTCGAGCACCGTAATAccgttgagcagctccgcctcggcaaTCCTCGCGACCTCGGATACGGAGGCTTCGGCCCTATTCAGGTCCACCTTCCACACGGCATACGACCCAGATTTCGGCTTCTCCCGGAGCGAGAAGTTGCCCATGGCCACTGCGAAGACGTCGTCCGAGacctcggcgatgccgaAGAGGCTGCTGACCCCATCGAACTTGTGCACGAGCTtcgaggcgacgggcttcTGGCGCGGGTCGACCTCGTAGATGGCGGGCTCGTTGAGCAACGTGACGAGGatgttgccgttgctgcgtACGGCGATGTTTTCGGCCCATGTGCCGTTGGGGAACTGGATGATGGGCCGCGTCTCGAGCGGCTTGGGGCAGAAAGGATCAACGTCATGCCGACTACGTCTGGGGATGATCGAGGCGTCGGCCAAGTGTGACGCCACTAGGGCGAGTAACATGGGCCTCATCTTTGCGACAGGCAGCCGTTGAAGAAGAGTGAGGAGAaacgaagaagaggaaacGGGGGCATGCGTGAAGCAGCCGTCAGGAATGCCTGCTTTTGAGTCGTCTGATCTCGGTGCCTTGATCTATGCTACTGCGGGGGTCGCATGCTCGCCGTACCTTGAACTGCATGCAGCTCCGGGGTGACGCATGCGGCATCGTGGACTCTCCTGGGACCGAGAGGGGGTTATCCACACAAACGGAAGCGTTGGCCGGCTCGAAGCCCCAAGCAAGCAGACGCTATCCATCCTCTTTGCGCTTCGTTTTCTATAATACTTCCGCGCTCATTCGTCATGGATAGTAGTTCTGATCGCACACCGATCCAAGCTCCAATGGCAAGCTGCGCCGACCAACGACCATGCCAGGGGCAGAGCACCATCGGCACCAATACAGTTGTACGTACATTGCCAAGATCCATGCAGAATTATGTGTTGCTGTATCGAATACGGCAGGTCAGAATCAGCCTGTCAGCTTCTGGTCGCGGATCAGTCGTGTGACGACGGGCCACCGATATTCGGCCGCCGGACGGCTTGAGCGAATGCATCCGAGCTGACATACATATATAGACCCTTTGCCATGGGACAGTAAGAATTTAATACATGCAAGTACAAATCGTTTAAACAGCTTCCGAGATAACGAGTTACCATTGGGCCCACGGCGGTTGATCTACCTGACAGGTGATGAAACCTCATCGCGAGGCGCAATTATGAGGAACACCGGTTACACGGCATGCATACAGCCATCTTCGGCCAACCTTGGGACACTGTGAGCCGTTTCGTGCAGAAGTCAGCTCCCACCGTAATCACGTTGGTCGTAGACTGGGCCGGACACCCAACATGCACGTTGTTGCCCGGGGGGCCGGGCCATCAGTCGGCATCCATGTCTCACAGTTTCATCATGATCGTGACGTGATGCGAAGACGAACGAACAAATAGGTATACTATATCTACAATGGAATATTCCGCCAAGCATCATCCGAGCGCGCAGCGTGACGGGCAGCGAAACTCCGCCCAGAGAGTTGCGCGACCCGTGTTCAGACGATATCAACACCCTCGACCGCACCCCGGAGCACGTTACATGAAAGGGGCGCGCGCAAACAAGGGGGCAGCGACACATAACGCAAGGTTGGGCGCCAAACACGCTCAACCAGCCAATTTCTTTGCCCAACAGCAGCTGGGCCCCCCGCGCACATCTCTCTGTTGAGTCCGCTCAACTTCGTACATTTCATCTCCTTACATCAAGAGGGCAGCAACAGCCACCGCAAGGGCACCCGCGGGAGCGACAAGCGCGGCACCAGCAGTGATAACCggaggagccgccgtcggcgacgcacCAGTGGGCTGAGGCTGCTCTCCGCCCGCGGTaggctcctcgccgccggtgggCTGAGGCTGCGAGCCGGTCGgctcctcgtcaccgcccgtGGGCTGCGGCTGGGAGCCGCTAGGAACCTCGCCGCCAGtaggctggctgccgccgccgccgccggtagTGGGAACGGTGACAAAGGTGGACGAcgcctcgccaccgccgggaGCCGAAGAACCGGAGCCCGAGGGGCAGGGGGCCGTCTCGGTGGCagtggccgtggcggtctCGGTGGCAGAGCCGGTGGAGGTCGTGCAGGGGACCGTCTCGGTGGaagtggccgtggccgtgatgGTCTCGGTGCCGCCCGTCTGAGAAGTAGCAGAGCCAGAGCCGGTAGCAGAGCTAGAACCAGAGCTGGTCGCAGAGCTAGAGCCGGTGCCAGTGGCGGTGCCCGAGCCAGTCTCGGAGGCGCTTCCAGTCTGCGAGGTGGAACCAGTCGGCGTACTAGAGCCAGTCTCCGAGGTGCCCGTCTGGGAAGGGGTAGTCGAGccggtcggcgtcggcgtagCCGTGTCCGAGGGAGTAGCCGTGGGCGTCGGGGTGGCCGTCGTGGAGCTGGTGACGCCTCCGGCGTTGACGCAGTTCTCCGTATTGAACTGAACCGTCGAGTTGTTGAGAATGTCAACCAGGGGCTGGGCGAGCTCCTTGGCAACCTCCTGGGCCTCCTCAAACGCcttgccgatgacggcgtcgatgagggcgTTGGAGTTGACGCTGATGGCATTGACCTGCTCACGCGTGATGTCGCACAGGTTATCCTTCTCGATGACGTCGCGCTTGGccacgagggcgtcgagcagggaCTGGCTCTGGCCCTGGAGCGTCAGCACGGGCGTGTACAGGTTGGCCgtgtcgagcaggtcgagctGGTCCGAGGTGCCGACCGTGACCTTGCCGGCCTGGAGCGTCTTGACGAGCGCGCCCGACGCGTCGGTGATGGGCTTGATGTCGCCAGCGTAGGCGCTGACCGCGGCCGTGAGCTTCTCGATGCTggcgccagcgtcggccATGACGCCCGTGATGGTTGCAAAGTCGCGCTCGTAcacgcgcgtcggcgggTGCACGATGCCGGTGGCCGACACGCCGGCCACGAGGCACGTGGCAGTGAGGAGGAACTTCATGTTTCGGTAAAGATCAGATAGGCAAGGCAGGTAGCGATCGTCGTTGTAACGAGTGGACGGGGGGAGGGTTAGGGGGTACTGCTGTGAAAGACTGGAGATGCGTGCTCTCAAACCGGAGATctgggggcggcgacggcggcgtgatgATCACTTCTAAATAAACAGCTTCTTTCGCCTTTGACCTGGTTCCTGGTGAAAGTagggccgccgtggcgacTTTCATGTAAGTGCGGGCGCCATTCCCATCACGGTCACTACCCCGATGCTCAGCAGCGACGTCGACAGCAGGGACGTCTGGCAACACGAGGTGCCTTGCTTTGAACCGGCATCTCACGATGGCCTCATCGTGTAAGTGAGCCTTGGCCTAGCCAATCGCATTCCACGGCAGCCACCCCTCAAATCGACAAGAGGTGTGCGGAGGAACATGCTTCCCCAGGAACTTTGACTATTCCCGCTCCCTTTAGCCTGAACGACAGGGGCATCGTGAAGAGAAGTTGAGAGGAACAACTAGGGGTGAAGCGAACCGCCCCATCGCCCGTAGCTCAACTCAAGGCCGCCCACACGAgaccactaccaccactaccaccaccacgcaaACAAAGCAGGATTGGCGCTGTCAGGCTCGGATGGCCCCGGGGGTGGCGGGCACTTTGCGGGGTTTAGACGGAACCGATTTCCGTGAATCAACATGAAGATGGGGGTGAGCATGGGTAAGGCGAGCGCTAAGCTGGCGCATTGGCAGGGGCAGAGACAATAGTCCCCTTTCCCAGTCAGGGTGCTCGCTGCCCTGGCTCCCCTTCCGCTGGCATGATTCCTCACAAGAGTGCTTGCCAGCTGGTGAATGTttgccgccggcaaggccgCGCCGGAAATTGCGCTGTCGAGAAATGTTCTATGATATATAAGACCAGATGGACGTCGGTTCCGGAGCCGAGGAGAACTCTTCGCATGTGACCGCCCTCGCTTCGCCAGCCGGCGCTGTGTCCGGTGAAGGACCACAGCTTGAAGTTTCGGAAATACGTATGAATTGGCTCGCCAAGTGCATCACCGTTCTTCAATATTCCCCATGCCCCCGGCCTATTGCACTAATaacttgtcggcggcgctccaTCGCCTGCGTCGCTTATGAGAAGACTCCGCCGTCCACAATCGTAGGCACCCTGTTTTGCTTGATCTTCCCAGAGCTGGATCCcgtcgcctcgagcgcccTGACCACATCCATGGATGAattcgtcctcggcgacctcgccaaACATGAcgtggccggccgtcgagccacgCCGTGACGGCAAGTCGTGATGAAGAACTGCGAGCCGTTGCCGTGCCCCCGCGCTCGCTCAGTCATCCAAGGCCCCCGAGTGTAGCTGAGCAAAATAGAAGGCATACGTGTTGAGATTGGCGTTGGCCATGGAGAGCAGTTCAGGCCTAGTGTGCTTTTTCGCAAAGTTTTCGTCTTCGAAGCGTTTTCCGTAGATGGGCTTCCCACCCTTACCCTAGTCGTCGAGACGATCAAATGGTGAGCCGCGTTCAGTAGTGCAACGGTCGAGCCATCGCGCTCCCGGCAAATTGTCCTTACGTTACCGTCGATACAGTCGCAGCCCTGGATCATAAAGCCAGGGATGATGTGGCGGAACGAAGAGCCCTTGAAGCCGAAGCCCCTCTCACCCGCGCAGGGGACGTTGGGCTCGGCCTGGTGCAAGCGCCTTAAGACAGCACCAGAGACTCACTATCACTTTTGACCTGCTACATATAGCCCATGTCATAGATCCCGCTAATCTTAGATTAAAAATGCTCTGCTTTCCAGGATTGCAAGGCAATTCAGGGCGATTTGATGACAACCTCGGTTATGAACTGAGTCCCGGATTACATGTATGTACCTGTGAATGACGCTGCCAGAAACCCAGCGATAGAAAGGCACCCACTCAAAAAGGCACTATCGAACAGAATATCCCTATTGCAAATAAAAAAGAGACGGACAACAAGAAACGCAGTGGAATCTGTCACAAACAGATGCTTGGGCAAAAAAGACAGCAGACACTCAGAGAGCAAAAAAATCGATCTAGCCAGGACTCGAACCTGGAACCTTTGCCACCGGAAAGCAACGCGCGGCCATTGCGCCACTAGACCAATTGTGATTGAGAAGCGACTTAATTGGTACTATAGACCAACCAGGTGTGTCCACAAATGCTCCCCTGTTCCCAAGTTTCCCCCTTCTCCACATGCATCCACCCTGACAAACACCACCAgtccttctccagcttccAGTCCATGGCAGCGCTCGCTGCGGCTGTCCTCCATCTCCACCAAGACTTGCGCTCCCTCGGACGCGCATTGCAGATTGTGACTCAAGTCCGTGACCGAACAGGCTGCCAGGGGCAGGTGCGGGTCATGAAGGAGGATCTGCGTAGCTTGCATGTGTTGCAACACCACGGCCCGCAAGGCACTGTAAATGttcggcttcttcttgacaTAGCCGACTAGGAAGCGAAGATCCTTGATGCCCTGGACGGCCTGCAAGCTGACGTCCCTCACCACGAGCGTCTTGAGCTTGGCAGGGCGCGCACGATGGGGGTCAGGGTTCCCGGAAGACTTGAGATGATCCTCAACGTCCTTTCCCCCTGGCCAAGCAGGCTTCTTGGCTTGAAAGAAGCGGCAAGGGCTGCAGAGCGACATGCTACTCATATCAAACGTTTCGAGAAGGTAACActgcgccagctcgcccttgGTGAGGGCGTCAATCCCATGGCCGACCCGCGAAATGTCCGCGGTGTCGGTGGCAATTGTGATGCTGGGGGCA is a window of Purpureocillium takamizusanense chromosome 10, complete sequence DNA encoding:
- a CDS encoding Homoserine O-acetyltransferase (COG:E~EggNog:ENOG501ZT4X) → MATTATWRSRTTGYSPTGLGVDRLRLVGRYAVVALGRHVYPDFVDVAMPRPELPTKTADRNRIPRKMIMDAIQRGPGCREGEYTEQPVQGLKAAVNHDT
- a CDS encoding uncharacterized protein (TransMembrane:1 (n3-11c16/17o396-418i)~COG:V~COG:W~SECRETED:SignalP(1-16~SECRETED:cutsite=VSA-TG~SECRETED:prob=0.8143)~EggNog:ENOG503PN8F); this translates as MKFLLTATCLVAGVSATGIVHPPTRVYERDFATITGVMADAGASIEKLTAAVSAYAGDIKPITDASGALVKTLQAGKVTVGTSDQLDLLDTANLYTPVLTLQGQSQSLLDALVAKRDVIEKDNLCDITREQVNAISVNSNALIDAVIGKAFEEAQEVAKELAQPLVDILNNSTVQFNTENCVNAGGVTSSTTATPTPTATPSDTATPTPTGSTTPSQTGTSETGSSTPTGSTSQTGSASETGSGTATGTGSSSATSSGSSSATGSGSATSQTGGTETITATATSTETVPCTTSTGSATETATATATETAPCPSGSGSSAPGGGEASSTFVTVPTTGGGGGSQPTGGEVPSGSQPQPTGGDEEPTGSQPQPTGGEEPTAGGEQPQPTGASPTAAPPVITAGAALVAPAGALAVAVAALLM
- a CDS encoding uncharacterized protein (TransMembrane:3 (o195-214i226-245o251-269i)~EggNog:ENOG503P2SF), with translation MAVPAAYWRDEGYPGFSKWMASSDDFLVLRRFGQLNVRVLLLMQDRIVRKEEQLANIDAHGRLSADKADSSSLRLEPLPEREAILDELKVMLHEYNEYILAFSQIRSWRSAQDRQVENIENWFYNHPYAIDSKEQEFVRTGRDIVAPASKPKPSVRLMMERCAPLLHSRMFRVKPKSNQTQSGTTLYFSNTRFDAFVTLTVIAAGLMLLLGPMWWLQFVADSVKRLGIITGFILLFTGLLASATVAKPFEVMAATAAYSAVLMVFLQIGGSAGK
- the CSR1_5 gene encoding Peptidylprolyl isomerase (COG:O~EggNog:ENOG503Q3ZN) yields the protein MIQGCDCIDGNGKGGKPIYGKRFEDENFAKKHTRPELLSMANANLNTYAFYFAQLHSGALDD
- a CDS encoding uncharacterized protein (EggNog:ENOG503P2ZK~SECRETED:SignalP(1-16~SECRETED:cutsite=ADA-SI~SECRETED:prob=0.9610)), coding for MRPMLLALVASHLADASIIPRRSRHDVDPFCPKPLETRPIIQFPNGTWAENIAVRSNGNILVTLLNEPAIYEVDPRQKPVASKLVHKFDGVSSLFGIAEVSDDVFAVAMGNFSLREKPKSGSYAVWKVDLNRAEASVSEVARIAEAELLNGITVLDRHSQTVLCADSALGVVFHINIRTGAYHIAIDDAAFKPPSTAFFPLGVNGVRYARPYLYFTNTFAQEFGRVPVDCANGKATGPVEALNGKVGYDLDDFARDRRGNAYISAGFTSDIVCVGKNGTAVSVAGGPSQKTILGPTSMVWGRTRADRSVLYVSTSGDKSSNTGLGGQVVALVMPR
- the HPM9 gene encoding FAD-linked oxidoreductase hmp9 (SECRETED:SignalP(1-20~SECRETED:cutsite=ALG-QG~SECRETED:prob=0.6914)~COG:O~CAZy:AA7~EggNog:ENOG503P15H) produces the protein MRVRLLGSLLAATLAGTALGQGAKDTTTTSSAAATSQCRCVPGDACWPSSSDWSAFNRTLGGRLIKTEPIAESCYDPTKDLTQCARVTKLWTDQDFQTTNPVGRPYPYNVTCAPVDYSQGQTPVGGCSLGQLPSYAVNVTDRTHIAQALRFARARNLRVAVSSTGHDLLGRADGYGSLGIWLRHFRNEVRFQETFQAVGGCTASGWTGSAVHIDGAWQWRDVHGVAKANSIIVVGGGSPSPGAIGGWPSGGGHGPATRNYGLGADQILEAEVMLADGSIVTANHCSHTDLLRAIRGGGPGYGVVLGTKIKAHPDVEVITAHRLAMAPLEHTPENKDLLDAVSVLLQAYPGLNDEGYAGYAFWFRNFPTVFIGNATSGYTHGFWTIGRDKDAADKAFAPVREALDKFRDRLFIQETFATYTDYWSFYEAESGLYDPVGDTSILTSRMMDAAAVSNYTKVRETVEVVSGTADEVVSNVVLLVSGGQVFKDAADKTSGLHPAWRTSPFVLVSGRGIPRADPNLAAIRESVSHDVTFVKGGAAKKLAPSTGGYMNEGDRNDPDYIESFYGGANYESHLAAKNKYDPQGTFYCPTCVGAEAFVDHPDGALCRA